A single window of Mycoplasma bradburyae DNA harbors:
- a CDS encoding dihydrolipoamide acetyltransferase family protein, producing MFEYKFTDVGEGLHEGVVAQIYVKVGDTIKEGDPMFSVETDKVTTDLPAPQGGVVTSILASVGQTVHVGEVMLILNGDGSAPAAAPAASHAAPAPAAPAFGFPSAAPAPAAAPAFSFPSTPAAAPAPAADSGESGGGGASVVGEVKVSNTLFGLFGDQGGSSSSTPAFSTPTPAPATPSFAATPLAQAVASDLNVNLANVTPANGAKVFSSDVFASAGSSAPASANANETYQEITSVRKAIAKAMTTANDEIPTTVLTFNFDVTKLVAYRKQVKDAVLANHQVKLSFLPFLLKAITKTIASYPIFNSQYDKTNNRLVLKKNVNLGIAVDTADGLMVPNIKAAQDKSIIEIAKEVTTLAEKARSKKLGLADLSEGTISVTNFGSIGALFGTPIIKFPEVAIIATGTVEERLSRTPDNQILVKQIMPITIAADHRWIDGADIGRFAKTLREIIENLDGLLI from the coding sequence ATGTTTGAATACAAATTTACAGACGTTGGTGAAGGACTTCACGAAGGTGTTGTGGCTCAAATCTACGTTAAAGTAGGTGACACAATTAAAGAAGGTGATCCTATGTTCTCAGTTGAAACTGATAAAGTTACAACTGACTTACCAGCTCCTCAAGGTGGAGTTGTTACTTCAATTCTTGCTTCTGTTGGACAAACTGTTCACGTTGGTGAAGTAATGTTAATTCTTAATGGTGATGGTTCAGCTCCAGCTGCTGCTCCTGCTGCTAGTCACGCTGCTCCAGCTCCAGCTGCTCCAGCATTTGGATTCCCTTCAGCTGCTCCAGCTCCTGCTGCTGCTCCTGCTTTCTCATTCCCAAGCACTCCAGCTGCTGCTCCTGCTCCTGCTGCTGATTCTGGTGAATCAGGCGGTGGTGGCGCTTCTGTAGTAGGTGAAGTTAAAGTATCTAATACTTTATTCGGATTATTTGGTGATCAAGGTGGTTCAAGTTCATCAACTCCTGCTTTCTCAACTCCTACTCCTGCCCCTGCTACTCCAAGTTTTGCAGCTACTCCTTTAGCTCAAGCTGTTGCTAGTGATTTAAATGTAAATTTAGCTAATGTAACTCCTGCTAACGGTGCTAAGGTATTTTCTAGTGATGTATTTGCTTCTGCTGGTTCATCTGCTCCTGCAAGTGCTAACGCTAATGAAACTTATCAAGAAATTACATCAGTTAGAAAAGCTATTGCTAAGGCAATGACTACTGCTAATGATGAAATTCCTACAACTGTTTTAACTTTCAACTTTGATGTAACTAAATTAGTTGCTTACAGAAAACAAGTTAAAGATGCAGTTTTAGCTAACCACCAAGTTAAGTTATCATTCTTACCATTCTTACTAAAAGCAATTACTAAAACTATCGCTAGTTACCCTATCTTTAATTCTCAATACGACAAAACTAACAACAGATTAGTTTTAAAGAAAAATGTTAACTTAGGTATTGCTGTTGATACTGCTGATGGTTTAATGGTTCCAAACATTAAAGCCGCTCAAGATAAATCAATTATTGAGATCGCTAAAGAAGTAACTACGTTAGCTGAGAAAGCTCGTTCTAAGAAATTAGGTTTAGCTGATTTATCTGAAGGGACTATTAGTGTAACTAACTTTGGTTCTATCGGCGCTTTATTCGGTACTCCAATCATTAAATTCCCTGAAGTTGCAATCATTGCTACTGGTACAGTTGAAGAAAGATTATCAAGAACTCCTGATAACCAAATTCTAGTTAAGCAAATTATGCCTATTACAATCGCAGCTGACCACAGATGAATTGATGGGGCTGACATCGGTCGTTTCGCTAAAACATTAAGAGAAATTATCGAAAACCTTGATGGTTTATTAATCTAA